The Desulfovibrio sp. UIB00 genome has a window encoding:
- a CDS encoding beta-ketoacyl-[acyl-carrier-protein] synthase family protein: MRRVVITGVGLVSVLGISREQIASALYNGISGIVADPQRLEYGFRSPLTGRIDGFDCARHLNRKQRKSMSDFAIQAHAATLDALEQAGLAPEDLRSDRCGLVFGNDSTVQSVVDQQAALQEAGCTSGMGSGHVFRCMNSTITMNLNVLLGNTGPSWTVSAACASGAYAIGQATDQIRLGRLDRVVCGAAQEMNWPSVCSFDGLGAFSVRIPAESASRPFDKGRDGLVPSGGAAALLLEDYDTARKRNACILAEVLGFGCSADGETLSVPSRTGLARAMRMALAESGLSAADVDIVNAHATSTPQGDAAEAANLRAVFGADCPDVMALKSLTGHELWMSGASQVAYAVIMAQAGFTAATINYEGPDDDTAGIPVLVRRLEQPPRVVLNNAAGFGGSNASIALRLG; this comes from the coding sequence ATGCGGCGAGTTGTCATAACTGGCGTGGGGCTTGTATCTGTTCTGGGCATTAGCCGCGAGCAGATCGCCAGCGCCCTGTATAATGGAATTTCCGGCATAGTTGCCGACCCGCAACGGCTGGAGTATGGGTTTCGCAGCCCACTTACCGGGCGCATAGACGGTTTTGATTGCGCGCGCCATCTTAACAGAAAGCAGCGCAAAAGCATGTCGGATTTTGCCATTCAGGCGCATGCGGCAACCCTGGATGCCCTGGAGCAGGCCGGGCTTGCACCCGAAGACCTGCGCTCGGACAGGTGCGGCCTTGTTTTTGGCAATGATTCCACAGTGCAGTCTGTAGTTGACCAGCAGGCTGCGCTTCAGGAGGCTGGCTGCACTTCCGGCATGGGCAGCGGCCATGTTTTCCGCTGCATGAATTCCACCATCACCATGAATCTCAATGTACTGCTTGGCAATACCGGCCCAAGCTGGACGGTAAGCGCCGCCTGCGCCAGCGGAGCATATGCCATCGGCCAGGCAACAGACCAGATCCGCCTTGGGCGGCTTGACCGCGTGGTCTGCGGCGCTGCGCAAGAGATGAACTGGCCGTCTGTCTGCTCCTTTGACGGCCTGGGGGCTTTTTCTGTGCGCATCCCTGCGGAGTCGGCCTCCCGCCCCTTTGACAAGGGCAGGGACGGGCTGGTGCCAAGCGGCGGCGCTGCGGCCCTGCTGCTGGAAGATTACGATACGGCCCGCAAGCGCAATGCCTGCATTCTGGCAGAAGTGCTTGGCTTTGGTTGCAGCGCGGATGGAGAGACCCTTTCCGTTCCCAGCCGCACAGGGCTTGCGCGCGCCATGCGTATGGCTCTGGCGGAAAGCGGGCTGAGTGCTGCCGATGTGGATATTGTCAACGCGCATGCCACATCCACCCCTCAGGGCGATGCGGCGGAGGCAGCCAATCTGCGTGCCGTTTTCGGCGCTGACTGCCCCGATGTCATGGCGCTGAAAAGCCTCACCGGGCATGAACTGTGGATGTCTGGCGCATCGCAGGTGGCCTATGCCGTCATTATGGCGCAGGCGGGCTTTACGGCTGCTACCATAAATTATGAAGGGCCGGACGACGATACCGCTGGCATCCCTGTACTTGTCCGCAGGCTGGAGCAACCCCCGCGAGTCGTGCTGAATAATGCCGCGGGCTTTGGCGGCAGCAATGCCAGTATCGCTTTGAGGCTCGGCTGA